A window of Deltaproteobacteria bacterium genomic DNA:
CGAGCACCGCGCGGGCGCGCTCACGCTCGCCGCTGCGCCGCAGCGCCGATGCGTACACGACCGCGAGATCGGTGGTGGGCGCGGCATCGTACAGCGGCTGCAGCCGGCGAACCGCTCCACCGGCGTCGCCTCGAAACAGGTCGACCTCCGCGCGCGCGATCTGCGCCTCGCGCAACCCCGGCTGCGCGGCGAGCGCCGCGTCGAGATCCGCCACCGCCTCGTCGATGCGTTCGAGCGCGAGCCGCGCCCGGCCGCGCACGGCCAGCGCGTCGGGCCGCCGATCGATGTCCGCCACGCCGTCGAGCGCCGACAGCGCCTCTTCGGGGTTGCCCGCCGCGAGCGCCACCTCGGCCAACCGCACGCGCACGCCGGCGCGCCCGGGCCACCGCTTGGCGGCCGCCGCCAGTTCGGTACGGGCCGCCTCGACGTCGCCGGCGCGCAGGTACGCCCGCGCGAGCGCATCGATGAATCGCCAGTCGTCCTCCGGCCGCGCCGCGGCCGCCGCCTCGAGGTGCTTGCCGGCGGCGCCCCGGTCGCCGCGCGCCAGCGCGAGTTCGGCCAGCGCGAGCGCGGCCCACGCGGCCTGGCGCGGCGCGACCCCGATCCGCTGTCGTTCGACCGGCGTCTTGCCGTCCTGGCGCAGTTCGGTGAGCGCGGTTTCCATCGCGGCCGCGCCGTCGAGCTGCCCCATCGCCACCGCGGCGCGCACTCGCTCGATCCGGGCCGCCGGGTGGCCGGGGCTCTGCGCGAGGGCGGCGTCGAACGCCGCGAGCGCCTCGGCATAGCGTCCGGCCGCCGCCTCGGCGATGCCGAGCGCCACGTAGCCCGCCGGCCACGGCCGCAGCGCGAGTGCCTCGCGCAGCGCCGCGGCCGCCGCGGTGGGATCGTCGTCGGCGAGCGCCGCGCGGCCGCGCAGGTATCCCGCCCACGGCGAGTTCGGATACGCCCGCGCGATGGCGTCGGCCGCCGCCCGAGCGCCCGCGACGTCCCCGCGCGCGAGCGCGACCAGGCCCCGCGCGGCGAGCGCGTCCTCGCTGCGGTCGTCGCCGAGCGTCGCCAGCAGCGCGTCCGCGCGCGCGAGCGGCTCGCCGTAGTCGGCCGCGAGCACCGCCTCCTCGCGGGCGTGCGCCGCGCGGACCGCCGGGTCGTCGCGCGTCTCGCGGATCGCCTCGTACGCGCGCGCGGCGAGCCAGTGGGCGCGATACGTGTCGGGCTCGGCCAGGCGCGCCGCCTCTCGCACCGCGCGGTGCAGCTGGCGCCGCAGCCGCGCCTCGCGCACGCGGAACCCCGCGAAGACCGCGCCCGCGATCACGGCGACCGCCACCAGGCCGTACAGCCAGAAGATCGACTTGCTCCGGCCGTGCAGCGCCTTGGCGCGCGACCTGGCCGCGGCGCGCATCTGGTTGCGCGCGCGCTTTTTTCGCTTGCGTTCGGACGCCGCGTCGGCGAGGCCCAGACCGGCGCGAATCACCCGCATGTCCTCGGTGCGCGACCGCTGCGGCGCCGCGGCCGCCGGCTGGGCGACCGGTCGCGGCGCGGAGTGCGCCAGACTTGGAATCGTTCCGCTCGGAACGAACGCCGGCTCGCGAGCGGCGCCGGCATGTCGGTCGCGCGGGGGCTCGGCCGCGCGGGCCGCCGGCGCCTCATCGAGCGAGACGCTCGACACGCCGGACGGCTCCTCGGGAAACAGCGCGTCGAGCGCGTCCCCTGCGGCGAGATCGGCGGCCGGTGGCGGCCGCCGGCCCGCGCGCGGCGTCTCCGGCCGAGTCGGTCGCGCCGGCGGTGCGGCCGGCCTGCGGTAGTCGGCCGTCTGGTCCGGTTCCGCCCGACGGCCGTCGTCGGCCGGCACGGGCGCGACCGCGCTGTCCGACAGCAGCTCGACATCGCCGGTGTCGAGTTCGACCGCGGATGTGTCGCCGACGGCGAGCGCGTCGTCGCTCGGCCGAACCTCGACTCCCTCGGCCTCCACGTCCAGCTCGATCGTGCCCGTCCGGTCGCCCACCGCGAGCGAGTCGGGCGGGGCGGGCGGCTGCACCGGCCCCGCAGCGGCCGGATAGTGCTTGGTGAACTCGTCGACTCCGTCGTCGGCCAGGCCCGCCGTCGCCGCCCGCCGCGGTTTGCCCGACGCCCCGAGCGCCGCGTTGCATTCCCGCACCAAGGCGGCCGCCTCCGCGTTGGACGGGTCGAGCGTTCGCGCGCGCTCGGCGACTTCGCGGGCCTGGAGTGCGTCGCCCTTGCGCAGCAGCGCGGTCGCCTTCAGGACGTGGGCGCGAGGATTGTCCGGCTCGAGGTCGAGCGCGACGCGCATCTCCGCGAGCACCTCGTCGTAGCGGCGCAGCGCGCACAGCGCCGTGGCGAGCACGAGCCGGCCGGCCACCTCGGTCGGGCTCGCGAGCAGGCCGAG
This region includes:
- a CDS encoding tetratricopeptide repeat protein, whose protein sequence is MSGTSFVQRGQALVDRGQYQDAVKVCRLGLLASPTEVAGRLVLATALCALRRYDEVLAEMRVALDLEPDNPRAHVLKATALLRKGDALQAREVAERARTLDPSNAEAAALVRECNAALGASGKPRRAATAGLADDGVDEFTKHYPAAAGPVQPPAPPDSLAVGDRTGTIELDVEAEGVEVRPSDDALAVGDTSAVELDTGDVELLSDSAVAPVPADDGRRAEPDQTADYRRPAAPPARPTRPETPRAGRRPPPAADLAAGDALDALFPEEPSGVSSVSLDEAPAARAAEPPRDRHAGAAREPAFVPSGTIPSLAHSAPRPVAQPAAAAPQRSRTEDMRVIRAGLGLADAASERKRKKRARNQMRAAARSRAKALHGRSKSIFWLYGLVAVAVIAGAVFAGFRVREARLRRQLHRAVREAARLAEPDTYRAHWLAARAYEAIRETRDDPAVRAAHAREEAVLAADYGEPLARADALLATLGDDRSEDALAARGLVALARGDVAGARAAADAIARAYPNSPWAGYLRGRAALADDDPTAAAAALREALALRPWPAGYVALGIAEAAAGRYAEALAAFDAALAQSPGHPAARIERVRAAVAMGQLDGAAAMETALTELRQDGKTPVERQRIGVAPRQAAWAALALAELALARGDRGAAGKHLEAAAAARPEDDWRFIDALARAYLRAGDVEAARTELAAAAKRWPGRAGVRVRLAEVALAAGNPEEALSALDGVADIDRRPDALAVRGRARLALERIDEAVADLDAALAAQPGLREAQIARAEVDLFRGDAGGAVRRLQPLYDAAPTTDLAVVYASALRRSGERERARAVLDRAIAAGAGAAVYVELARLERDEGRFDAARRAFARAIEADPNGIEARLEAADLAIDVGDVAGAREALDALAAQAATDGRVLVAAARAHMLAGDDDGAAKLLDRAAALATSPKGLLSRERGRLALRRGRPKEAVAALTEAARLRPDDPETRLLAIDAYLAAGDAKGADAALADVLKRFANQPVADLALGRVHLFNDRLRDAMVALANARKSLSEAKAAPRWRAEADLWLGRAHYVGDDLRAARDALLAAVRRYPASADAFLMLGKVEQERGKDKAAAKAYARAVALDPAGRPEAWFLLGETSAALRDRKRAREAFERYLQLAPDGDFAAEAKEALAGLRR